In one Pseudomonas sp. 31-12 genomic region, the following are encoded:
- a CDS encoding tetratricopeptide repeat protein, producing MLESLEKMLAKGVDNSLLRFGLGKGYLDLGENAKAAEHFQRCVEFDPKYSAAWKLLGKAHLALADFAAARQAWEQGLEAARAHGDKQAEKEMTVFLKKLERQAH from the coding sequence ATGCTCGAATCCCTGGAAAAAATGCTCGCCAAGGGTGTGGATAACTCATTGCTGCGATTCGGCCTGGGCAAGGGTTATCTCGATCTTGGGGAAAACGCCAAGGCCGCCGAGCATTTCCAGCGCTGCGTCGAGTTCGATCCAAAGTATTCGGCAGCCTGGAAGCTGTTAGGCAAGGCCCATCTGGCGCTGGCAGATTTCGCGGCTGCGCGTCAGGCGTGGGAGCAGGGCCTGGAAGCCGCCCGCGCCCATGGCGACAAGCAGGCAGAGAAGGAAATGACGGTGTTTCTGAAGAAGCTTGAGCGGCAGGCGCACTGA
- the trkA gene encoding Trk system potassium transporter TrkA, which translates to MKIIILGAGQVGGSLAEHLASEANDITVVDTDGERLRDLGDRLDIRTVQGRGSLPTVLRQAGADDADMLVAVTNSDETNMVACQVAHTLFHTPTKIARVREAAYLTRSELFDNEAIPVDVLISPEQVVTNYIKRLIQHPGALQVIDFAEGKAQLVAVKAYYGGPLVGQQLRQLREHMPNVETRVAAIFRRDRPILPQGDTVIEADDEVFFIAAKANIRAVMSEMRRLDETYKRIVIAGGGQIGERLAEAIESRYQVKIIEMNPARCRHLSDTLDSTVVLQGSASDRDLLMEENIADADIFLALTNDDEANIMSSLLAKRLGAKKVMTIINNPAYVDLIQGGDIDIAISPQLATIGTLLAHVRRGDIVSVHSLRRGAAEAIEAIAHGDEKSSKVIGKAIENIGLPPGTTIGAIIRDEEVIIAHDKTVIAAGDHVILFLVDKKHIRDVEKLFHVGLSFF; encoded by the coding sequence ATGAAAATCATCATCCTCGGCGCAGGGCAGGTCGGCGGTTCGCTGGCAGAACATCTGGCCAGCGAGGCCAACGACATCACTGTGGTCGACACCGACGGCGAGCGTCTGCGCGATCTCGGCGATCGCCTGGACATCCGCACCGTGCAGGGCCGCGGCTCGTTGCCGACCGTGCTGCGTCAGGCCGGCGCGGACGACGCCGACATGCTGGTGGCAGTGACCAACAGCGACGAAACCAACATGGTCGCCTGTCAGGTCGCCCACACCCTGTTCCACACCCCGACCAAGATCGCCCGAGTCCGCGAAGCCGCGTACCTGACGCGCTCCGAGTTGTTCGATAACGAAGCGATTCCGGTGGACGTGCTGATCAGCCCGGAACAGGTTGTGACCAATTACATCAAGCGCCTGATTCAGCATCCGGGTGCGTTGCAGGTGATCGACTTCGCCGAAGGCAAAGCGCAACTGGTGGCGGTCAAGGCGTACTACGGCGGGCCTTTGGTGGGCCAGCAGTTGCGCCAGTTGCGTGAACACATGCCCAACGTTGAAACCCGCGTTGCCGCGATTTTCCGCCGTGATCGGCCGATCTTGCCCCAGGGCGATACGGTGATCGAGGCTGACGACGAAGTATTTTTCATCGCCGCCAAGGCGAATATTCGTGCGGTGATGAGCGAAATGCGCCGCCTGGATGAAACCTACAAACGCATCGTCATCGCCGGTGGCGGGCAGATCGGTGAGCGCCTGGCCGAAGCGATTGAAAGCCGTTATCAGGTGAAGATCATCGAGATGAACCCGGCCCGCTGCCGCCATCTCTCAGACACCCTCGACAGCACCGTGGTGTTGCAGGGCAGTGCCTCCGACCGCGACTTGCTGATGGAAGAGAACATTGCAGACGCGGATATCTTCCTCGCCCTGACCAACGATGACGAAGCCAACATCATGTCTTCGCTGCTGGCCAAGCGCCTGGGCGCGAAGAAGGTGATGACGATCATCAACAACCCGGCTTACGTGGATTTGATCCAGGGCGGCGATATCGACATCGCCATCAGCCCGCAACTGGCGACCATCGGCACGCTGCTGGCTCACGTGCGACGCGGCGATATCGTCAGCGTGCACTCATTGCGTCGCGGCGCGGCGGAGGCCATCGAGGCGATTGCCCATGGTGATGAGAAGTCGAGCAAGGTGATTGGCAAGGCGATCGAGAACATCGGTTTGCCGCCGGGGACGACGATTGGCGCAATCATTCGTGATGAAGAAGTGATCATTGCCCATGACAAAACGGTGATCGCGGCGGGCGACCATGTGATTCTGTTCCTTGTGGATAAAAAGCATATTCGGGATGTGGAAAAGCTGTTCCATGTGGGGCTCAGCTTCTTCTGA
- the rsmB gene encoding 16S rRNA (cytosine(967)-C(5))-methyltransferase RsmB, with product MNPRLAAAKALAAVLNGKASLNSSLPTQMDKVEDRDRGFTQDLAFGTARWQPRLSALAAKLLQKPFKAADADVEALLLVGLYQLLYTRVPAHAAIGETVGCADKLKKPWAKALLNAVLRRAQRESEALLAELEHDPVVRTAHPRWLQKSLKAFWPEQWEAICTANNAHPPMILRVNRRHHTRDAYLGLLTEAGIAATPCVYSQDGIILEAAADVRSLPGFTEGWISVQDEAAQLAADLLDLAPGQRVLDACCAPGGKTCHILEAEPKLAGVVAVDLEAKRLVRVRENLARLGLSAELIAADGRDTTTWWDGKPFQRILLDAPCSATGVIRRHPDIKLTRQPDDIAALAVLQGELLDAMWITLEVGGILLYATCSTLPTENTEVIEAFLARTPGARELDIATAAGLKQPHGRQLLAQEGGHDGFYYAKLIKIAAARG from the coding sequence ATGAATCCACGTCTTGCCGCCGCCAAGGCACTCGCCGCCGTTCTTAACGGAAAAGCCTCACTCAACAGTTCTTTGCCGACACAAATGGACAAGGTTGAAGACCGCGATCGCGGCTTCACTCAGGATCTGGCGTTTGGCACCGCGCGCTGGCAGCCACGTTTGTCGGCGCTGGCGGCCAAGTTGCTGCAAAAGCCTTTCAAGGCAGCGGACGCCGATGTCGAGGCGCTGTTGCTGGTCGGTCTTTATCAACTGCTCTACACCCGCGTCCCGGCCCACGCCGCCATTGGCGAAACCGTTGGTTGCGCCGACAAGCTGAAAAAGCCCTGGGCCAAGGCCTTGCTCAACGCCGTGTTGCGCCGCGCCCAACGGGAAAGCGAAGCACTGCTGGCCGAGCTGGAACACGATCCGGTGGTGCGCACCGCGCATCCGCGCTGGCTGCAAAAATCCCTCAAGGCGTTCTGGCCTGAGCAGTGGGAAGCCATTTGCACAGCGAACAATGCGCATCCGCCGATGATACTGCGGGTCAACCGCCGCCATCACACTCGCGACGCCTACCTTGGGTTGCTGACGGAGGCCGGCATCGCCGCCACGCCGTGTGTTTACAGTCAGGACGGCATCATCCTCGAAGCCGCCGCTGACGTGCGCAGCCTGCCGGGCTTCACCGAAGGCTGGATCAGCGTGCAAGACGAGGCGGCGCAACTGGCCGCCGACCTGCTCGACCTGGCGCCGGGCCAACGTGTACTGGACGCCTGCTGCGCCCCGGGCGGCAAGACCTGCCACATCCTCGAAGCCGAGCCAAAACTGGCGGGCGTCGTGGCGGTGGATCTGGAAGCCAAGCGCCTGGTGCGCGTGCGTGAGAACCTCGCACGCCTGGGCCTGAGCGCCGAACTGATTGCCGCCGACGGCCGCGACACCACGACCTGGTGGGACGGCAAACCGTTCCAGCGCATCCTGCTGGATGCGCCATGTTCGGCCACTGGCGTGATCCGTCGTCACCCGGACATCAAGCTGACTCGCCAACCCGACGACATCGCCGCGCTCGCGGTGCTGCAAGGCGAATTACTCGATGCCATGTGGATAACGCTGGAAGTCGGCGGGATTCTGCTCTACGCCACCTGCTCCACGCTGCCGACCGAGAACACCGAGGTCATCGAAGCCTTCCTCGCTCGCACACCGGGCGCCCGTGAGCTGGACATCGCCACGGCGGCCGGTCTCAAACAACCTCACGGTCGCCAGTTACTGGCACAGGAAGGCGGCCACGACGGGTTCTACTACGCCAAACTGATCAAGATCGCCGCCGCGCGCGGTTAA
- the fmt gene encoding methionyl-tRNA formyltransferase — protein MTEPLRIVFAGTPEFAAEHLKALLASPYEIVAVYTQPDRPAGRGQKLMPSPVKQLALENNIPVLQPPTLRNEDAQAEMAALKPDLLVVVAYGLILPQAVLDIPRLGCINSHASLLPRWRGAAPIQRAVEAGDSESGVTVMRMELGLDTGPMLLKVTTPVTAEDTGGSLHDRLAEMGPPAVIQAIAGLAAGTLEGEVQDDSLATYAHKLNKDEARIDWSRPAIELERLVRAFNPWPITHSTLNGEALKVLAASLAEGQGAPGQILSASKDGLIVACGEQALCLTRLQLPGGKALNFSDLFNSRREKFAVGTVLGQAADAQ, from the coding sequence ATGACTGAGCCACTGCGCATCGTCTTTGCCGGCACCCCGGAATTCGCCGCCGAACACCTCAAGGCCCTGCTCGCCAGCCCTTACGAGATCGTCGCGGTCTACACCCAGCCGGACCGTCCGGCGGGCCGTGGGCAAAAGCTGATGCCGAGCCCGGTCAAGCAACTCGCGCTGGAAAACAACATCCCGGTGTTGCAGCCGCCGACCCTGCGCAACGAAGACGCTCAGGCTGAAATGGCCGCACTCAAGCCGGATTTGCTGGTGGTGGTCGCCTACGGCCTGATCCTGCCGCAAGCGGTGCTGGATATTCCACGCCTGGGCTGCATCAACAGCCACGCCTCGTTGCTGCCACGCTGGCGCGGTGCGGCGCCGATCCAGCGTGCCGTCGAAGCAGGCGACAGCGAAAGCGGCGTGACGGTGATGCGCATGGAACTGGGCCTGGATACCGGGCCGATGCTGCTGAAAGTCACCACACCAGTCACCGCCGAAGACACCGGCGGCAGCCTCCACGACCGCCTCGCCGAAATGGGTCCACCGGCTGTCATTCAGGCAATTGCCGGCCTCGCCGCCGGCACATTGGAAGGCGAAGTTCAGGACGACAGCCTCGCCACGTATGCTCACAAATTGAACAAGGACGAAGCGCGCATCGACTGGAGCCGTCCGGCGATTGAGCTGGAACGCCTGGTCCGCGCCTTCAACCCGTGGCCGATCACCCACAGCACGCTGAACGGCGAAGCGCTGAAAGTGCTGGCCGCGAGCCTCGCCGAAGGGCAGGGCGCACCTGGGCAAATCCTCAGCGCCAGCAAGGACGGTTTGATCGTCGCTTGCGGTGAGCAGGCCCTGTGCCTGACCCGTCTGCAATTGCCCGGTGGCAAGGCGCTGAACTTCAGCGACTTGTTCAACAGCCGTCGTGAGAAATTCGCCGTCGGCACAGTGCTCGGTCAAGCGGCGGACGCTCAATGA
- the def gene encoding peptide deformylase — translation MAILDILEFPDSRLRTIAKPVAVVDDEVRQLVDDMFETMYEAPGIGLAATQVNVHKRIVVMDLSEDRSEPRVFINPEFESLTDEMEQYQEGCLSVPGFYENVDRPQKVKVKALDRDGKPYELIAEGLLAVCIQHECDHLNGKLFVDYLSNLKRDRIKKKLEKLHRQNA, via the coding sequence ATGGCCATTTTAGACATCCTCGAATTTCCCGACTCGCGCCTGCGCACTATCGCCAAACCTGTGGCCGTAGTGGACGACGAAGTGCGTCAGTTGGTCGATGACATGTTTGAAACAATGTATGAAGCGCCAGGCATCGGCCTCGCCGCGACCCAGGTCAACGTGCACAAACGTATCGTCGTGATGGACCTCTCCGAAGACCGCAGCGAACCGCGGGTGTTCATCAACCCCGAGTTCGAATCGCTGACCGACGAGATGGAGCAATACCAGGAAGGCTGCCTCTCGGTGCCGGGCTTCTACGAAAACGTCGATCGCCCGCAGAAGGTCAAGGTCAAGGCCCTGGACCGCGACGGCAAGCCTTACGAACTGATCGCCGAAGGCCTGCTCGCCGTGTGCATCCAGCACGAATGCGACCACCTCAATGGCAAATTGTTCGTCGACTACCTGTCGAACCTCAAACGCGACCGAATCAAGAAGAAACTGGAAAAGCTCCATCGCCAGAACGCTTGA
- a CDS encoding LysM peptidoglycan-binding domain-containing protein: MRKSLLALLLLASAGLAHGQVQLKEGFPQQYTVVAGDTLWDISGKFLREPWKWPELWQANPQIENPNLIYPGDSLSLVYVNGQPRLTLNRGASRGTIKLSPRVRSSPVADAIPSIPLQSINSFLLSNRIVDKVEDFDKAPYIVAGDAERVLSGTGDRIFARGHFDPNQPVYGIFRQGKVYTDPESKEFLGINADDIGGGEIVATEGDVATLALQRTTQEVRLGDRLFSGEERSINSTFMPSAPKTQINGLIIDVPRGVTQIGALDVVTLNKGQRDGLAEGNVLVVMKTGETVRDRITGQPLKIPDERAGLLMVFRTYDKLSYGLVLNASRSLAVMDKVQNP; this comes from the coding sequence ATGAGGAAATCACTACTCGCCTTGCTCCTTCTGGCCTCGGCCGGTTTGGCGCACGGGCAAGTGCAACTCAAGGAAGGTTTTCCACAGCAATACACAGTGGTGGCGGGTGACACACTCTGGGACATTTCGGGAAAATTCCTCCGGGAGCCGTGGAAGTGGCCGGAGTTGTGGCAAGCCAATCCACAGATTGAAAACCCCAATCTCATCTACCCTGGCGACTCGCTGTCGCTGGTCTATGTCAACGGCCAACCGCGTCTGACCCTCAATCGCGGGGCTTCGCGCGGCACCATCAAGCTCTCGCCACGGGTGCGCAGTTCGCCGGTGGCTGATGCGATCCCGAGCATTCCGCTGCAATCGATCAACAGCTTTCTGCTGAGCAACCGCATCGTCGACAAGGTCGAGGACTTCGACAAGGCGCCTTACATCGTCGCCGGCGATGCCGAACGCGTGCTCAGCGGCACCGGGGACCGCATCTTCGCCCGTGGCCATTTCGACCCGAACCAGCCGGTGTACGGCATCTTCCGTCAGGGCAAGGTCTACACCGATCCCGAGAGCAAGGAGTTTCTGGGGATCAACGCCGATGACATCGGCGGAGGCGAGATCGTGGCCACCGAAGGCGACGTCGCCACCTTGGCACTGCAACGCACCACTCAGGAAGTGCGTCTCGGCGACCGTTTGTTCAGCGGTGAAGAGCGCTCCATCAACTCGACCTTCATGCCCAGTGCGCCAAAAACCCAGATCAATGGCTTGATCATCGATGTGCCGCGTGGGGTTACCCAGATTGGCGCGCTGGATGTGGTCACGCTGAACAAGGGGCAACGCGATGGCCTGGCCGAAGGCAACGTGTTGGTGGTGATGAAAACCGGTGAAACAGTGCGCGACCGGATTACCGGTCAGCCGCTGAAAATCCCCGATGAACGTGCCGGTCTGCTGATGGTTTTCCGCACCTACGACAAGCTCAGTTACGGGCTGGTCCTGAACGCATCGCGCTCGCTGGCGGTGATGGACAAGGTGCAAAATCCGTAA
- the dprA gene encoding DNA-processing protein DprA: MSLSAVTPVSPAELEARLRLHRLPELGPARFKKLLEAFGSASKAISAPASAWRSLGLPLACAEARRANEVRDGAAHALAWLERPGQHLLMWDQPDYPALLAEISDAPPLLFVAGDPGILEKPQLAMVGSRRASRPGMDTAAAFSRSLASAGFVITSGLALGIDAAAHQAALDVGGRTVGVLGTGLEKFYPQRNRRLADAMIASGSAVLSEFPLDAGPSAGNFPRRNRIISGLSLGVLVVEASVASGSLITARLAAEQGREVYAIPGSIHHPGAKGCHQLIRDGAMLVETIEHILEALRGWQRLPLSTETLQTPTHPLLLLLHAAPHTSEALSVSSGWALSKVLAALTELEMDGQAVCESGRWFARVS, from the coding sequence ATGTCGCTGTCTGCCGTCACACCGGTTTCCCCTGCGGAACTGGAAGCTCGTTTACGTCTGCATCGCTTGCCGGAACTCGGCCCGGCGCGTTTCAAGAAATTGCTCGAAGCCTTCGGCTCGGCGTCCAAAGCCATCAGCGCGCCCGCCAGCGCCTGGCGTTCGCTGGGCCTGCCGCTGGCGTGCGCCGAAGCCCGGCGCGCCAATGAAGTGCGCGATGGCGCGGCCCACGCATTGGCCTGGCTAGAGCGTCCGGGCCAGCATTTACTGATGTGGGACCAGCCTGACTATCCGGCGCTGCTGGCGGAAATCAGCGATGCGCCGCCGCTGTTATTCGTGGCAGGCGATCCGGGTATCCTGGAAAAACCGCAATTGGCGATGGTCGGCAGTCGTCGCGCTTCGCGACCGGGCATGGACACCGCAGCGGCGTTTTCGCGCAGCCTGGCCAGCGCCGGTTTCGTCATCACCAGCGGTCTGGCGTTGGGCATCGATGCGGCCGCGCATCAAGCCGCCCTGGACGTGGGCGGGCGAACGGTCGGGGTACTTGGCACGGGACTTGAAAAGTTTTATCCACAGCGAAATCGGCGGCTGGCCGACGCCATGATCGCGTCGGGCAGCGCGGTGCTTTCCGAGTTCCCGCTGGACGCCGGCCCCAGCGCTGGCAACTTCCCTCGGCGCAACCGGATCATCAGCGGTTTATCCCTCGGTGTGTTGGTGGTCGAAGCGAGTGTCGCCAGCGGCTCATTGATCACAGCGAGGCTGGCGGCGGAGCAAGGACGCGAGGTGTACGCGATTCCTGGGTCGATCCATCACCCTGGGGCCAAGGGGTGTCATCAATTGATCCGCGACGGGGCGATGCTGGTGGAAACCATCGAGCATATCCTCGAAGCGTTGCGCGGCTGGCAACGGCTGCCGTTATCCACAGAGACCCTGCAAACGCCCACGCATCCGCTGCTCCTGTTGCTTCACGCCGCGCCCCACACCAGCGAAGCGTTGTCGGTCAGCAGTGGCTGGGCCTTGTCTAAAGTGCTGGCAGCGCTGACCGAACTGGAAATGGATGGCCAGGCCGTGTGCGAAAGCGGGCGCTGGTTTGCGCGGGTGAGCTAG
- a CDS encoding L-threonylcarbamoyladenylate synthase yields the protein MVNSWRVQQAAQAVRAGAVIAYPTEAVWGLGCDPWDEEAVYRLLAIKGRSAEKGLILVADNIRQFDFLFEDFPELWMDRMASTWPGPNTWLVPHQNLLPQWITGVHETVALRVSDHPLVRDLCAVVGPLVSTSANPQGRPAARTRIRVEQYFRGQVDYVLGGNLGGRKNPSVIRDVATGNVIRPD from the coding sequence ATGGTCAACAGTTGGCGTGTGCAACAAGCCGCACAAGCCGTTCGCGCAGGGGCAGTGATTGCCTACCCAACCGAAGCGGTCTGGGGGCTGGGTTGCGATCCGTGGGACGAAGAGGCGGTGTATCGTCTGTTGGCGATCAAGGGCCGGTCTGCGGAAAAGGGCCTGATTCTGGTCGCAGACAACATTCGTCAGTTCGACTTCCTGTTCGAAGACTTCCCGGAACTGTGGATGGATCGCATGGCCAGCACCTGGCCAGGACCTAATACCTGGCTGGTGCCGCATCAGAATTTGTTGCCACAGTGGATTACCGGCGTGCATGAAACGGTGGCGCTGCGGGTCAGCGATCATCCGTTGGTACGGGATTTGTGCGCGGTGGTCGGGCCGTTGGTTTCAACGTCGGCCAACCCGCAGGGCCGGCCGGCGGCGCGCACGCGGATTCGCGTCGAACAGTATTTCCGTGGGCAGGTGGATTACGTGTTGGGCGGGAACCTGGGGGGGCGCAAGAATCCGAGCGTGATTCGCGATGTGGCGACCGGGAACGTCATTCGCCCGGATTAA
- a CDS encoding NADPH:quinone reductase — protein sequence MAKRIQFRAHGGPEVLEYVDYQPAEPGPQQVRVTNKAIGLNFIDTYYRSGLYPLPALPSGVGSEGAGVVEAVGSEVTRFKVGDRVAYGSGPLGAYSDVHVLPEANLVHLPDAISFEQAAGVMLKGLTVQYLLRQTYELKGGETILFHAAAGGVGSLACQWARALGVKLIGTVSSPEKAALAKANGAWATIDYSHENVAQRVLELTDGKKVPVVYDGVGKDTWLTSLDSVAPRGLVVSFGNASGAVDGVNLGILAAKGSLYVTRPTLATYANNAQNLQRMADELFEMIISGKLTVDISQKYPLAEAAKAQTELSARRTTGSTVLLP from the coding sequence ATGGCAAAGCGTATCCAGTTCCGCGCCCATGGCGGCCCCGAAGTGCTCGAGTATGTCGATTACCAACCCGCCGAGCCCGGGCCGCAGCAGGTTCGCGTGACCAACAAGGCCATCGGCCTGAACTTCATCGACACTTACTACCGCAGTGGTCTCTATCCGCTGCCGGCCCTGCCATCGGGCGTGGGCTCGGAAGGTGCGGGCGTGGTCGAAGCCGTCGGCAGCGAAGTGACCCGCTTCAAGGTTGGCGACCGCGTGGCTTACGGCAGCGGCCCGTTGGGCGCTTACAGCGACGTTCATGTTTTGCCGGAAGCCAACCTGGTGCACTTGCCGGACGCGATCAGTTTCGAACAGGCCGCCGGGGTGATGCTCAAGGGCCTCACCGTGCAGTACCTGCTGCGTCAGACGTATGAACTCAAGGGTGGCGAAACCATCCTGTTCCATGCCGCTGCAGGCGGTGTCGGCTCCCTGGCCTGCCAATGGGCCAGGGCCTTGGGCGTGAAGTTGATTGGCACAGTCAGCTCACCGGAGAAAGCCGCGCTGGCCAAGGCCAACGGCGCGTGGGCGACCATCGACTACAGCCACGAAAACGTCGCACAACGAGTGCTGGAATTGACTGACGGCAAAAAAGTCCCGGTGGTGTACGACGGCGTCGGCAAGGACACGTGGCTGACGTCGCTCGACAGCGTGGCACCAAGGGGTCTGGTAGTGAGCTTTGGCAACGCTTCCGGAGCTGTGGATGGGGTGAACCTGGGGATTTTGGCAGCGAAGGGTTCGTTGTACGTGACCCGGCCGACACTCGCGACTTACGCCAATAACGCGCAAAACCTGCAGCGCATGGCGGATGAGCTGTTCGAGATGATCATCAGCGGCAAGCTGACGGTGGACATCAGCCAGAAATACCCGCTGGCTGAAGCGGCGAAGGCGCAGACCGAGTTGTCGGCGCGGCGGACCACTGGCTCGACTGTTTTGTTGCCGTAA
- the hemF gene encoding oxygen-dependent coproporphyrinogen oxidase gives MTTRTEAVKAYLLDLQDRICAALEAEDGGTQFVEDAWTRPAGGGGRTRVIENGAVIEKGGVNFSHVFGSGLPPSASAHRPELAGRGFEALGVSLVIHPHNPHVPTSHANVRFFIAEKEGEEPVWWFGGGFDLTPYYGNEEDCVHWHRVAEQACAPFGPDVYSRYKAWCDSYFHIKHRHEPRGIGGLFFDDLNEWDFDTSFAFMRAIGDAYIDAYLPIVQRRKNDAFTAKQREFQEFRRGRYVEFNLVYDRGTLFGLQSGGRTESILMSLPPQVRWSYDWKAEPGSEEARLTEYFLQDRDWLAEA, from the coding sequence ATGACGACCCGCACCGAGGCCGTAAAAGCCTACCTGCTCGATCTGCAAGACCGCATTTGCGCTGCCCTGGAAGCTGAAGACGGTGGCACGCAATTCGTCGAAGACGCCTGGACCCGGCCTGCCGGCGGTGGCGGTCGCACGCGAGTAATCGAAAACGGCGCCGTGATCGAAAAGGGCGGCGTCAACTTTTCCCACGTCTTCGGCAGCGGTCTCCCACCGTCCGCCAGCGCCCATCGACCTGAATTGGCCGGTCGTGGCTTCGAAGCCCTGGGCGTGTCACTGGTGATTCACCCGCACAACCCGCATGTACCGACTTCCCACGCCAACGTGCGCTTTTTCATCGCTGAAAAAGAAGGCGAAGAACCGGTCTGGTGGTTCGGCGGCGGTTTCGACCTGACCCCTTATTACGGCAATGAAGAAGACTGCGTGCACTGGCACCGCGTCGCCGAGCAGGCCTGCGCGCCGTTCGGTCCGGACGTCTATTCGCGCTACAAGGCCTGGTGCGACAGCTACTTCCACATCAAGCATCGTCACGAGCCGCGGGGCATCGGCGGCCTGTTCTTCGATGACTTGAACGAGTGGGACTTCGACACCAGCTTCGCGTTCATGCGCGCCATCGGTGATGCCTACATCGACGCCTACCTGCCGATCGTGCAGCGCCGCAAGAATGACGCGTTCACCGCCAAACAGCGTGAGTTCCAGGAATTCCGCCGTGGCCGCTACGTCGAGTTCAACCTGGTGTACGACCGCGGCACGTTGTTCGGCCTGCAATCGGGCGGGCGTACCGAGTCGATCCTCATGTCCCTGCCCCCGCAAGTGCGCTGGAGCTATGACTGGAAAGCCGAGCCGGGCAGCGAAGAAGCCCGCCTGACCGAATATTTCCTGCAAGACCGAGATTGGTTGGCCGAGGCCTGA
- the aroE gene encoding shikimate dehydrogenase, translated as MDRYVVFGNPIGHSKSPLIHRLFAEQTAQQLDYSTSLAPLDDFSDFARAFFLEGRGANVTVPFKEEAYRLADSLTERAQRAGAVNTLSKLADGSLLGDNTDGAGLVRDLTVNAGFSLKGKRILLLGAGGAVRGALEPLLAEQPASVIIANRTVEKAELLAELFSDLGPVSASGFDWLQESVDLIINATSASLSGDVPPIASSLIEPGKTVCYDMMYGKEPTSFCRWASEHGAAVSMDGLGMLAEQAAEAFFLWRGVRPDTAPVLAELRRQLAL; from the coding sequence ATGGACCGTTACGTCGTATTCGGTAACCCGATTGGCCACAGCAAGTCGCCGCTGATCCACCGTTTGTTTGCCGAGCAGACTGCTCAGCAACTGGACTACAGCACCTCGCTGGCGCCGCTCGACGACTTTTCCGACTTCGCCCGGGCGTTTTTCCTCGAAGGTCGCGGGGCGAATGTGACGGTGCCGTTCAAGGAAGAGGCCTATCGTCTGGCCGATAGTTTGACGGAGCGCGCGCAGCGGGCCGGCGCGGTGAACACCCTGAGCAAACTCGCCGACGGCAGTCTGTTGGGCGATAACACCGACGGCGCCGGGCTGGTGCGGGACCTGACGGTCAACGCCGGATTCAGCCTCAAGGGCAAACGCATCCTGCTGCTCGGTGCTGGCGGCGCGGTGCGCGGTGCGCTGGAGCCGTTGCTGGCTGAGCAGCCGGCGTCGGTGATCATCGCCAACCGCACGGTGGAGAAAGCCGAGTTGCTGGCGGAATTGTTCTCGGACCTGGGGCCGGTGTCGGCCAGTGGTTTTGACTGGCTGCAGGAATCGGTAGACCTGATCATCAACGCCACATCGGCGAGCTTGTCCGGTGATGTGCCGCCCATTGCCAGCAGCCTGATCGAACCGGGCAAGACGGTGTGTTACGACATGATGTACGGCAAGGAGCCGACCTCGTTCTGCCGCTGGGCCAGTGAACACGGTGCGGCGGTGTCGATGGACGGCCTGGGGATGCTCGCTGAACAAGCGGCAGAAGCGTTCTTCCTGTGGCGCGGTGTGCGCCCGGATACGGCGCCTGTGCTGGCCGAACTCCGCCGCCAGCTGGCGCTGTAG